In Funiculus sociatus GB2-C1, one DNA window encodes the following:
- a CDS encoding RNA recognition motif domain-containing protein, whose translation MSIRLYVGNLPKEEVDRQELQTMFGEMSDSVSTKVIKDRKTGKCRGFAFVTVKTDELADEIIEKFNGQMFKESPLKIEKALPRAKGEGEEEAPRPPAPAPIKDSNKASGGGERSGGGERTERSSDRPSGGGGGRRGGTKKSRRSDNATVNVNADSDAFQPDPRWAGELAKLKELLAAQSN comes from the coding sequence ATGTCAATTCGTCTATATGTAGGCAATCTGCCCAAAGAAGAAGTAGACCGTCAAGAGTTACAAACGATGTTTGGGGAAATGAGTGATTCCGTTTCCACCAAAGTGATTAAAGACCGTAAAACTGGTAAATGCCGAGGGTTTGCTTTTGTAACCGTGAAAACGGATGAATTGGCTGATGAAATTATTGAAAAGTTCAACGGTCAGATGTTCAAAGAAAGCCCTTTGAAAATAGAAAAGGCATTGCCGAGAGCTAAGGGTGAAGGGGAAGAGGAGGCTCCCCGTCCCCCAGCTCCAGCTCCCATTAAAGACAGCAACAAAGCCAGCGGTGGTGGCGAGCGTAGCGGTGGTGGCGAGCGTACTGAGCGCAGCAGCGATCGCCCAAGCGGCGGCGGCGGCGGTCGTCGTGGCGGCACCAAGAAGTCTCGACGCTCTGATAATGCTACCGTTAATGTTAATGCTGATTCAGACGCTTTTCAACCAGATCCCCGCTGGGCTGGGGAATTGGCAAAGCTGAAGGAGCTTTTGGCTGCACAAAGCAATTAG
- a CDS encoding EAL domain-containing protein, which translates to MVVSAIVPKINPLYLIIQPDDGETSRCLCKAGFQELPVLPQLFYRSIDSRNEVASIFLNISQVLSEISQAGSRFFIARSLCDLPSLLVDFLKAQPIVTITKAVKYSWFFHVLSKQRIFFKYQPIFDLASGEAIAYECLARAKDDGEADFNGYQLIEAAMSTQLACEFDELARTICLDSIAATKSNQKFFINILPNAIIRDANSLDQNLKQILDLGLQPEQIVFELTEVEALLRCPRLLQNINRLREWGFGIAVDDLCACASTENYFMEFCPDVIKIDKRLVHGCSQHALKQVMLTSLVDSAHNFGIKVVTEGLEDIEDIEFCRELGADYGQGFGLAMPEITLQQQRLDLVNLPLSLLSYTDSYNYNH; encoded by the coding sequence ATTAACCCGCTTTATTTAATTATTCAACCAGATGACGGGGAAACAAGTCGTTGTCTTTGTAAAGCTGGTTTTCAGGAGCTTCCTGTCCTTCCTCAACTTTTCTATCGAAGTATAGATAGTCGGAATGAGGTAGCCAGTATTTTCTTAAATATCAGTCAGGTACTTTCTGAAATTAGCCAAGCTGGATCGCGCTTTTTTATTGCGCGATCGCTCTGCGATTTGCCAAGTTTACTGGTAGATTTTTTAAAAGCTCAACCGATAGTGACAATTACCAAAGCTGTTAAATACAGTTGGTTTTTTCATGTTTTATCAAAGCAGCGTATATTTTTCAAATATCAGCCAATTTTTGACCTGGCATCCGGCGAAGCGATCGCTTATGAATGTCTAGCACGCGCCAAAGACGATGGGGAAGCAGACTTCAACGGTTATCAATTGATTGAAGCAGCTATGTCAACTCAGTTGGCTTGTGAGTTTGATGAATTAGCTCGAACAATTTGTTTAGACTCAATTGCTGCTACTAAAAGCAATCAAAAATTTTTTATTAATATATTACCTAATGCGATTATTCGCGATGCTAATTCTCTAGATCAAAACTTAAAGCAAATTTTAGATTTGGGGCTACAACCAGAACAAATTGTATTTGAATTAACCGAAGTGGAAGCTCTGCTGAGGTGTCCAAGACTGTTGCAGAATATCAACCGCTTGCGCGAGTGGGGATTTGGCATTGCGGTAGATGATTTGTGCGCTTGCGCCTCTACTGAGAACTACTTTATGGAATTTTGTCCAGATGTAATTAAAATCGACAAGCGACTCGTGCATGGTTGCAGCCAGCATGCTCTCAAGCAGGTTATGCTCACAAGTTTGGTGGATTCTGCTCACAATTTTGGCATTAAAGTGGTGACAGAGGGGCTTGAGGATATTGAAGATATTGAATTCTGCCGGGAACTGGGTGCAGATTATGGACAGGGATTTGGTTTGGCTATGCCTGAGATAACTTTACAGCAGCAACGCTTGGATTTAGTTAATTTACCGCTAAGTCTTTTGTCTTACACCGACTCTTATAATTACAACCATTAG